The following coding sequences are from one Kiritimatiellales bacterium window:
- a CDS encoding substrate-binding domain-containing protein, with amino-acid sequence MGKHIALYLEPLEISGLLPSVLTYAEHAGWCEVSLIPCELGRRGRFPRTKFDGAILKINCPEILNAAKKMQCPVINISQALPETNYPMCTFDNYEIGVLAARHLISCGAKTFGMVYSEYEFAKYRRQGFTDELHRQEFTLLEENLFPWKEIDQRKYRQIIRSWPCCFGLFSDSDYGGRDIIHLIEKLGRSVPNEIAVLSCNNAIELCIDCIPTLSSIELPEAEVGTAACKLLDRLMRGGKKVPQKTIIKPERIAVRGSSDVLMVEDPQVTAALQILKTPRGLRLNAGELAQRLMIARRTLDRRFYRYLGHSVADHIRDLRLERIKEELAAGNQTVAEIAINVGYLSTTHLSQVLQKATGMCPSDFQKNR; translated from the coding sequence ATGGGAAAGCACATTGCGTTATATTTGGAGCCTTTGGAAATTTCCGGCCTGCTGCCGTCCGTGTTGACGTATGCCGAACACGCCGGATGGTGCGAAGTGTCGCTGATTCCTTGTGAGCTCGGACGCCGAGGAAGATTTCCCCGCACAAAATTTGACGGTGCCATCTTAAAAATCAACTGCCCGGAAATCTTGAACGCTGCCAAAAAAATGCAATGCCCGGTCATCAATATTTCTCAGGCGCTGCCGGAAACGAATTATCCGATGTGTACATTTGATAATTATGAAATCGGCGTACTCGCCGCCCGGCACCTGATCTCCTGCGGTGCCAAAACATTTGGCATGGTTTATTCTGAATACGAATTTGCCAAATACCGCCGACAAGGATTTACCGATGAACTGCACCGGCAGGAATTCACCCTGCTGGAAGAAAATCTGTTCCCCTGGAAGGAAATCGATCAAAGAAAATACCGGCAGATCATCCGTTCCTGGCCATGCTGTTTCGGGCTGTTTTCTGATTCCGACTACGGCGGCAGAGATATTATTCACCTGATTGAAAAACTCGGGCGCAGCGTGCCGAACGAAATTGCAGTTCTCAGCTGCAACAACGCCATCGAACTGTGCATCGACTGCATTCCGACGCTAAGCAGTATTGAACTGCCGGAGGCGGAAGTCGGCACCGCCGCCTGCAAACTGCTCGACCGGTTGATGCGCGGGGGAAAAAAAGTGCCGCAAAAAACAATTATTAAACCTGAGCGGATTGCGGTGCGCGGATCCAGTGATGTTCTGATGGTTGAAGACCCTCAGGTTACTGCCGCGCTGCAGATTTTAAAAACGCCGAGAGGCCTCCGCCTGAATGCCGGCGAACTGGCGCAGCGCCTGATGATTGCGCGACGGACACTCGACCGCCGGTTTTACCGCTATCTTGGTCATTCTGTCGCCGACCATATCCGTGATCTGCGGCTGGAGAGGATTAAAGAAGAACTCGCCGCCGGCAATCAGACCGTCGCTGAAATTGCGATCAACGTTGGATATCTGTCCACAACGCACTTGAGCCAAGTCCTGCAGAAAGCCACCGGCATGTGCCCTTCAGATTTCCAGAAAAACAGATAA
- a CDS encoding GDSL-type esterase/lipase family protein, which produces MKLLAILVFFATGYAETNPLETVRVAIAGSSACETYHSGAPELIWGWGEVIGDYFKPGAEILNHAKGGRSSKSFIAERRWEKLLADEPDYILMTLGANDTKGKLGYTDPQTEFRDNLRRFAADAGAAGAHIIFVTLNTSMMFNADKTKAVFHKSGRAIRTDRLEHCQAIREVAAELNKPCLELWDNQVREWEEMGEENAAALYRINDQGKIDPSHTNKAGAERIARIIMRELAASISPLAAYVDSVKIEACGKN; this is translated from the coding sequence ATGAAGTTATTGGCAATATTGGTGTTTTTTGCGACGGGCTATGCGGAAACTAATCCGCTCGAAACCGTTCGCGTTGCGATCGCGGGGAGTTCCGCCTGCGAAACGTATCATTCCGGCGCGCCGGAACTGATTTGGGGCTGGGGCGAAGTGATCGGCGATTATTTCAAGCCCGGCGCCGAAATATTGAATCATGCAAAAGGCGGACGCAGCAGCAAAAGTTTTATCGCCGAAAGGCGCTGGGAAAAACTGCTGGCCGACGAACCGGATTATATTCTAATGACTCTCGGAGCCAACGACACTAAAGGTAAACTCGGTTATACTGATCCGCAGACAGAATTCCGCGACAATCTCCGGCGGTTTGCGGCGGATGCCGGCGCTGCCGGCGCGCACATTATTTTCGTAACGCTGAATACATCCATGATGTTCAATGCGGATAAAACCAAAGCGGTTTTCCATAAATCCGGCAGAGCCATCCGCACCGATCGGCTGGAGCACTGTCAGGCAATCCGCGAAGTTGCGGCGGAACTGAACAAACCCTGTCTCGAACTATGGGATAATCAGGTGCGCGAATGGGAAGAGATGGGCGAAGAAAACGCCGCTGCGCTGTATCGCATCAACGATCAGGGGAAAATTGATCCCAGCCATACAAATAAAGCCGGCGCCGAACGGATTGCGCGAATCATCATGCGCGAACTGGCAGCAAGCATATCGCCGCTGGCGGCTTATGTTGATTCTGTAAAAATTGAAGCGTGTGGAAAAAATTAA
- a CDS encoding acetylxylan esterase: MKRLIAAVCGIASMSAGADFSQMNEQVLALGSLTNAPAVQDAGDSDGIMKTVFFDSVQYKGKPAKVFAWIGVPETSGGKKIPGIVLVHGGGGTAFKEWVDLWNKKGFAAISIATGGQTDEWTGNYSATARNKIWVRHEWAGAPQGSTYGDTKEPLEDQWMYHAVAGTVLANSLLRSLPEVDESRIGVIGISWGGIITSTVMGIDPRFAFAIPVYGCGHLADSENKYGDALRDNEIYKNVWDPMIRMSRAIMPTLWLSWPEDFAFSPISQAKNYHAMPGAYMVSLIPRMGHSHEKGWNPPDSYAFAESIVNTGRPWGGMVRVEKAGADVAVEFRTDIAPEKAVLVSTTGAGFTGNRTWIETPAAFRQNDGTWIASAILPENTTAWFLNLTCSGLTLSSEFQTVE, translated from the coding sequence ATGAAAAGATTAATTGCAGCAGTTTGCGGGATTGCATCGATGTCCGCCGGAGCGGATTTCTCACAAATGAACGAACAGGTTCTGGCGCTCGGTTCGCTGACGAATGCGCCGGCAGTACAGGATGCCGGAGATTCTGACGGCATCATGAAAACCGTGTTTTTTGATTCGGTGCAATATAAAGGAAAACCGGCGAAAGTGTTCGCATGGATCGGCGTGCCGGAAACGTCCGGCGGTAAAAAAATCCCCGGCATTGTTCTTGTGCACGGCGGCGGCGGAACCGCATTCAAAGAGTGGGTCGATCTGTGGAACAAAAAAGGATTCGCCGCAATTTCCATTGCTACCGGCGGACAGACCGACGAGTGGACGGGCAACTACAGCGCCACAGCGCGGAATAAAATCTGGGTGCGGCACGAATGGGCGGGCGCGCCGCAGGGCAGTACATATGGCGACACCAAAGAGCCGCTGGAAGATCAGTGGATGTATCACGCCGTCGCCGGAACGGTGCTGGCAAACTCGCTGCTGCGTTCACTTCCGGAAGTTGACGAAAGCAGGATCGGCGTGATAGGAATTTCGTGGGGCGGAATCATCACCAGCACCGTGATGGGCATTGATCCGCGTTTTGCATTCGCCATCCCGGTTTACGGCTGCGGGCATCTGGCGGACAGCGAAAATAAATATGGCGACGCGCTGCGCGATAATGAAATTTATAAAAATGTCTGGGACCCGATGATCCGGATGAGCCGTGCGATAATGCCGACGCTCTGGCTGTCGTGGCCGGAGGATTTTGCATTTTCGCCGATCAGTCAGGCAAAAAATTATCACGCGATGCCCGGCGCCTACATGGTTTCGCTGATTCCCCGCATGGGACACAGTCATGAGAAGGGCTGGAATCCGCCGGACAGTTATGCCTTTGCCGAAAGCATTGTGAACACCGGCCGGCCGTGGGGCGGCATGGTCCGGGTTGAAAAAGCCGGTGCGGATGTCGCTGTAGAATTCAGGACGGACATCGCACCGGAAAAAGCAGTACTGGTTTCGACAACCGGCGCCGGTTTTACCGGAAACCGCACCTGGATCGAAACGCCGGCGGCATTCCGGCAGAACGACGGAACATGGATTGCTTCCGCAATCCTGCCGGAAAATACAACGGCATGGTTTCTCAATCTGACCTGCAGCGGATTGACGCTGAGCTCGGAATTTCAGACGGTGGAATAA
- a CDS encoding glycoside hydrolase family 47 protein: MKNTNCKENMLLVMITGILCCSAAQALGIEIGAQSAAPPVAPDKIFPPTLSFYASFDNGLDAEFSRSEGGAGGLTVSTVSGGVSNGAVSITKIGGHLNFRGDHNVNTENGTVTFYCKGPAMAGAQGDAWLWQVRTTQNYYIGVKRTSSGLSLGLTRYTYPRYTDLSSVDWTQGSFNADTWYRITASWDAQLQKGWLSVDGQQVEGTFEMPVHPGAALVFYVGGSAAGRQVSGGLLEQGNSFDELAIYDRSLRNLDDDNGLSGDDAAFIRRVETGVRNSLRTLAGLQNLGGWQRVYTWPAKLGATSQGRDRVTPHDEISLDKMEGTSRIAGHFLYAYEVLRDPVYLEVAIKTGEMLLAAQHPAGYWYNNYRVTITGPEPLPGASVLLQDGVQSDQLGFLMALAKVTGDVRYKNAAIECGEFYIDYQNPDGSWSHHVDLNRGIGVTARGEPQGGEINDYAINYAMDTMISLWHFSQEARFMESVKRAGDWMVAALIENDNVCGWALQYNNQKQPVWARKFEPPALSFDAIPVAAKALIEAYRLSGDDRYLEPIRKTSAWLKQTFPGGQMHYYYDIATGRPVAAWENQIYFLDDPEQLALAKSFPMSTIITDLHVCPDLDGMLAKADSAGADNSSSITTGSLKTLAIDSLDKQNEEGVWLQENIGGGTYTLGLGFPGYRTRLTRYMLYIERIDPRIPQEYRLLGGDGDLLRMASPASWYAVDWPAD, translated from the coding sequence ATGAAGAACACGAACTGTAAAGAAAATATGCTATTGGTGATGATTACAGGCATACTGTGCTGCAGTGCGGCTCAGGCGCTGGGCATTGAAATCGGTGCGCAATCCGCGGCGCCGCCGGTTGCGCCGGATAAAATTTTCCCGCCAACGCTTTCCTTCTATGCGTCGTTCGATAACGGACTGGATGCCGAATTTTCGCGCTCGGAAGGCGGCGCCGGCGGTTTGACGGTGAGCACCGTTTCCGGCGGAGTCAGCAACGGCGCCGTATCGATTACAAAAATCGGCGGACATCTCAACTTCCGCGGCGATCACAATGTGAACACTGAAAACGGAACGGTGACGTTTTACTGCAAAGGCCCGGCGATGGCCGGCGCGCAGGGCGATGCGTGGCTGTGGCAGGTGCGCACAACGCAGAATTATTATATCGGCGTGAAGCGGACTTCTTCCGGCCTTTCACTGGGTCTCACGCGTTACACTTATCCGCGCTACACCGACCTGTCGAGCGTGGACTGGACGCAGGGTTCGTTCAATGCCGATACATGGTACCGCATTACCGCGTCGTGGGACGCGCAGTTGCAGAAGGGCTGGCTGAGCGTGGACGGCCAGCAGGTGGAAGGCACGTTTGAAATGCCGGTGCATCCCGGCGCGGCGCTGGTCTTTTATGTCGGCGGCAGCGCGGCGGGCCGGCAGGTGAGCGGCGGACTGCTGGAGCAGGGCAACAGTTTCGACGAGCTGGCAATTTACGACCGCAGTTTAAGAAACCTGGACGACGATAACGGACTTTCCGGAGACGACGCGGCCTTTATCCGCCGCGTGGAAACCGGCGTTCGCAACAGTCTGCGCACGCTGGCCGGATTGCAGAATCTCGGCGGCTGGCAGCGGGTTTACACCTGGCCGGCAAAACTCGGCGCAACATCGCAGGGACGCGACCGGGTGACTCCCCATGACGAAATCAGTCTGGACAAAATGGAAGGAACGTCGCGCATCGCCGGACATTTTCTCTATGCGTATGAAGTGCTGCGCGATCCGGTCTATCTTGAAGTGGCGATAAAAACCGGCGAAATGCTGCTGGCCGCTCAACACCCGGCAGGCTACTGGTATAATAACTACCGGGTTACGATCACCGGGCCTGAACCGCTTCCTGGTGCTTCCGTGCTGCTGCAGGACGGCGTTCAGAGCGATCAGCTCGGCTTTTTAATGGCGCTTGCTAAGGTCACCGGCGATGTGCGCTATAAAAACGCGGCCATCGAGTGCGGCGAATTTTATATTGATTATCAGAATCCCGACGGCAGCTGGTCGCATCATGTGGATTTGAACCGCGGCATCGGCGTCACCGCGCGCGGCGAACCGCAGGGCGGGGAAATTAACGACTACGCCATCAACTACGCGATGGATACGATGATTTCGCTGTGGCACTTCTCCCAAGAAGCGCGGTTTATGGAATCCGTCAAACGCGCCGGCGACTGGATGGTTGCGGCGCTGATTGAAAACGACAACGTCTGCGGCTGGGCGCTGCAATACAATAATCAGAAACAACCGGTGTGGGCGCGCAAATTCGAGCCGCCGGCGCTTTCATTCGATGCCATTCCGGTTGCCGCCAAAGCGCTGATTGAAGCCTACCGGCTTTCCGGCGACGACCGTTATCTTGAACCGATTCGCAAAACCTCCGCGTGGCTCAAGCAGACATTTCCGGGCGGACAGATGCATTACTATTACGATATCGCCACCGGCCGTCCGGTGGCCGCCTGGGAAAACCAGATTTATTTCCTCGACGATCCTGAACAGCTGGCACTCGCAAAATCATTCCCGATGAGCACAATTATTACCGATCTGCACGTCTGTCCCGATCTGGATGGAATGCTCGCCAAAGCGGATTCTGCCGGCGCAGACAACAGTTCGTCGATCACAACCGGCAGCCTGAAAACGCTGGCGATCGACTCACTGGACAAGCAGAACGAAGAGGGCGTCTGGCTCCAGGAAAATATCGGCGGCGGAACCTATACGCTCGGGCTCGGCTTTCCCGGATACCGCACGCGGCTGACACGGTATATGCTTTACATTGAGCGCATCGATCCGCGCATTCCGCAGGAATACCGCCTGCTCGGCGGCGACGGCGACCTGCTGCGGATGGCATCGCCGGCAAGCTGGTATGCGGTGGACTGGCCGGCGGATTAA
- a CDS encoding PEP-CTERM sorting domain-containing protein — MKKGIAGLAAGLCFVMGSFADVYFDGSGAITTASNWTNDMGETGYFPTNGVQGWVTEGTGTISGETPFIGWTVTQTGGTVSRAGAVAFNGGALWKIQGGVITSAQHVTVGRTNDAVAKLIVSGDALVTASTNLQIRFNSTLQQTGGKLAFDRNAEFNYGGIADISGGTGTFGGTLNFTYNDAVLKLSGDAAWTFDGNLNIGGSVASGHAVVQFDSGAGSLTVSNITGSGNGYINFASGSEGTLTVTSYDASNFETLWNSGKIKIDNGAGTGNFDSLFDVTGNTLTMIPEPATLSLFLISGLALIVCRRCR, encoded by the coding sequence ATGAAGAAAGGTATAGCAGGCTTAGCGGCCGGGTTGTGTTTTGTGATGGGGTCGTTTGCTGATGTATATTTCGATGGCAGTGGTGCGATTACCACGGCAAGTAACTGGACAAATGACATGGGCGAGACAGGATATTTTCCGACCAATGGTGTTCAGGGATGGGTTACCGAGGGAACTGGTACCATAAGTGGAGAGACTCCTTTTATCGGCTGGACGGTCACCCAAACCGGCGGAACGGTTTCGCGAGCAGGAGCGGTTGCGTTTAATGGCGGTGCTTTGTGGAAGATCCAGGGCGGTGTGATTACAAGCGCGCAGCATGTTACAGTCGGAAGAACGAATGATGCCGTTGCCAAATTGATTGTTTCCGGTGATGCCCTTGTAACGGCTTCTACCAACCTCCAGATAAGATTCAATTCTACATTACAGCAAACCGGCGGAAAGCTTGCCTTTGATCGTAACGCGGAATTTAATTATGGCGGCATTGCGGATATTTCAGGCGGGACGGGAACGTTCGGCGGCACTCTTAATTTTACATATAATGATGCGGTCTTAAAACTTTCCGGCGACGCTGCATGGACATTCGATGGCAACTTGAATATTGGTGGATCAGTTGCCTCCGGTCATGCTGTAGTTCAGTTCGATTCAGGCGCTGGATCGCTGACCGTCAGCAATATTACCGGTTCCGGTAACGGGTACATTAATTTTGCTTCCGGTTCCGAAGGTACCCTTACCGTTACCAGTTATGATGCATCAAATTTTGAAACGTTGTGGAACAGCGGAAAAATTAAAATTGATAATGGCGCCGGTACCGGAAATTTCGACTCATTGTTTGATGTTACCGGAAATACGTTAACCATGATTCCTGAACCGGCGACGCTCTCACTATTCCTGATTTCCGGGCTGGCGCTGATAGTCTGTCGCCGCTGCCGGTAA
- a CDS encoding right-handed parallel beta-helix repeat-containing protein — protein MVNRKYSGEFKMSIAAFLLVAGSVLSAELKTVPTFENCSLYWSGERLPENHAVQICEAGTENWNAALPLSISPDYPDWRGSVFGLKESTQYDVRIMDGTNLVAAQSFKTWTSSPPIAKRYTLKDLSPQGYQFVFSERGEPDGWILISGTPELNLLDGALESEETLLFTNAAYVIFENITVRGGIKHGITIRDSENIRILNCDIAGFGRVGDQALYYGGNGRYYDGKTRINNDAGVNLDDSGNVVIERCFIHSPRNTANPWRFSHPEGPNAVFVKSRGGTVIRYNDFTGSDLRRWNDAVEGWNNTECGFLRDADIYGNLFAFANDDGIELDGLQMNIRTYGNRIEQTYCGISTAPCMTGPSYVFRNLISNLGDEDGFSESAVKNNYSVYGYGRLFFYNNTAVSKYNVGSPFGTLPDNAPEFMAQIPGYVKVVTRNNIFSAGKTPLTLSWPVRYTSDADYDLLHSEIPAELEAVRETYQSTGQCLNAIFGTPEFRDTLSGDYTLAENSVGKNAGVFIPGISAAGNDAGAGSGIPFRPLPVLLNKGRIHLDENPATVTAAVDPAADVSLLNFKICKPAGCDWFSVTPESGELIPGQTQNFTVRLISAKLPEDRRGAGTFLIRFANGLSRPVLVFTDDVPAPAAIQLPEGGWSQLIEAETIAARGTDPAISAGASGGAYAVMKKSGAPFCVTFTVPAAGNYQVCLRLKTLTPPGGNITTTITAAGATESFLMRADERWMWCGVVAGGYGKNKNRHYSMLRLAAGEHTFSFLPEKNVAVDAVLITDSALPVQ, from the coding sequence ATGGTAAACCGGAAATATAGTGGAGAGTTTAAAATGAGCATTGCGGCGTTTCTGCTGGTTGCGGGAAGTGTGCTGTCGGCGGAACTGAAAACGGTGCCGACATTTGAAAACTGCAGTCTGTACTGGAGCGGAGAGCGGCTGCCGGAAAATCATGCGGTTCAGATTTGCGAAGCCGGAACGGAAAACTGGAACGCGGCGCTGCCGCTTTCTATCAGCCCGGATTATCCCGACTGGCGCGGTTCGGTTTTTGGATTAAAAGAAAGCACGCAATATGACGTTCGCATCATGGACGGTACGAATCTGGTTGCGGCGCAGTCGTTCAAAACGTGGACATCGTCGCCGCCGATTGCAAAACGTTATACGCTGAAAGATCTTTCGCCTCAGGGGTATCAGTTTGTTTTTTCAGAGCGGGGCGAGCCGGACGGCTGGATTTTAATTTCCGGCACGCCGGAATTGAATCTGCTCGACGGCGCGCTGGAAAGTGAAGAGACGCTGCTGTTCACCAATGCGGCCTATGTGATCTTTGAAAACATCACTGTGCGCGGCGGCATCAAACACGGAATTACCATTCGCGACAGCGAAAATATCCGTATTCTGAACTGCGACATCGCCGGATTCGGACGCGTCGGCGATCAGGCTCTTTATTATGGCGGCAACGGACGCTATTACGATGGCAAGACGCGCATTAATAACGACGCCGGCGTGAATCTGGACGACAGCGGAAATGTGGTGATTGAACGCTGTTTTATTCATTCGCCGCGCAACACCGCAAATCCGTGGCGCTTTTCGCATCCGGAAGGGCCGAATGCCGTTTTTGTAAAATCGCGCGGCGGAACAGTGATCCGGTACAATGATTTTACCGGCAGCGATCTGCGCCGCTGGAACGATGCGGTGGAAGGCTGGAACAATACGGAGTGCGGCTTTTTACGCGACGCCGATATTTACGGCAATCTGTTTGCGTTTGCGAACGACGACGGCATTGAGCTGGATGGCCTGCAAATGAATATCCGCACCTACGGCAACCGCATTGAACAGACGTACTGCGGCATCAGCACCGCGCCGTGCATGACGGGTCCGTCATATGTTTTCCGGAATCTGATTTCAAATCTCGGCGATGAAGACGGTTTTTCAGAAAGCGCAGTCAAAAACAATTATTCAGTGTACGGTTACGGGCGGCTGTTCTTTTATAATAACACGGCGGTTTCAAAATATAATGTGGGCAGTCCGTTCGGAACGCTTCCGGATAATGCGCCGGAGTTCATGGCGCAGATTCCGGGATATGTGAAAGTGGTGACGCGCAACAATATTTTTTCCGCCGGAAAAACACCGCTGACATTATCATGGCCCGTCAGATATACATCCGACGCCGATTACGATCTGCTGCATTCAGAAATTCCGGCGGAACTTGAAGCCGTGCGGGAAACATATCAGTCAACCGGACAGTGTTTGAATGCAATTTTCGGCACGCCGGAATTTCGCGATACGCTTTCCGGCGATTATACGCTGGCGGAAAACAGCGTCGGAAAAAATGCCGGTGTTTTTATTCCCGGAATTTCCGCCGCCGGAAATGATGCCGGCGCCGGCAGCGGCATTCCGTTTCGCCCGCTTCCGGTTTTATTAAACAAAGGCCGGATTCATTTAGACGAAAATCCGGCGACCGTGACGGCGGCGGTTGATCCTGCGGCGGATGTGTCGCTGTTGAATTTTAAAATCTGTAAGCCGGCGGGCTGCGACTGGTTCAGCGTAACGCCGGAATCCGGCGAATTGATTCCCGGTCAAACTCAAAATTTTACGGTGCGGTTAATTTCTGCAAAGCTGCCGGAAGACCGGCGCGGCGCCGGTACATTTTTAATCCGCTTTGCAAACGGGCTGTCGCGGCCGGTACTGGTTTTTACGGACGATGTCCCTGCGCCGGCAGCCATTCAACTGCCGGAAGGCGGCTGGAGTCAGTTGATTGAAGCGGAAACGATTGCGGCGCGGGGAACTGATCCGGCAATTTCCGCCGGTGCTTCCGGCGGCGCGTATGCCGTGATGAAAAAATCCGGCGCGCCGTTCTGCGTGACGTTTACGGTTCCCGCCGCCGGCAATTATCAGGTCTGCCTGCGGTTGAAAACGCTGACGCCGCCCGGCGGAAATATCACCACCACAATAACGGCCGCCGGCGCAACGGAATCCTTTTTGATGCGCGCCGATGAACGGTGGATGTGGTGCGGCGTGGTTGCCGGCGGTTACGGCAAAAATAAAAACCGGCATTACAGCATGCTTCGGCTGGCTGCCGGCGAACATACCTTTTCTTTTTTGCCGGAAAAAAATGTTGCGGTGGATGCAGTTCTGATTACCGATTCGGCGCTGCCGGTACAATAA
- a CDS encoding rhamnogalacturonan acetylesterase codes for MKKTINGLLLTLFFAATAPAEFKVLVAGDSTVANNAPKCGWGDFIGVYFKSGTEVINLAKGGRSTKSFITEGRWNDLISCVQPGDVVFVQFGHNDQKINEEKGTNPETDYKDYLRKYADEVAGKSGRLIFITPPRRRTYRDDGTIKSDLQPYCDAMKAVAAEKNVPVVDLYTMTGEEMQRLGDDGTEFLFDTGDRSHFSKTGAEWLAKLIMDTVRAEKMLPPEFLK; via the coding sequence ATGAAGAAAACAATTAACGGCTTATTACTGACTCTGTTTTTTGCAGCAACCGCACCGGCGGAATTTAAAGTTCTTGTTGCCGGCGATTCCACTGTTGCGAACAACGCGCCGAAATGCGGTTGGGGCGATTTCATCGGTGTTTATTTTAAATCCGGCACCGAAGTCATCAATCTCGCTAAAGGTGGACGGAGTACAAAATCATTTATCACCGAAGGACGCTGGAACGATTTGATCAGTTGCGTTCAGCCCGGTGATGTGGTTTTTGTTCAGTTCGGCCACAACGATCAGAAAATCAACGAAGAGAAGGGAACGAATCCGGAAACGGACTATAAAGATTATCTGCGCAAATATGCTGATGAAGTCGCCGGAAAATCCGGCCGTCTGATTTTCATCACGCCGCCGCGCCGGCGAACCTATAGAGATGATGGCACCATTAAAAGCGACCTTCAGCCGTATTGCGATGCCATGAAAGCCGTCGCCGCCGAAAAAAATGTACCGGTGGTCGATCTGTACACCATGACCGGTGAAGAAATGCAGCGGCTCGGCGACGACGGCACCGAATTTTTATTTGATACCGGCGATCGTTCCCACTTTTCAAAAACCGGCGCCGAGTGGCTGGCAAAACTGATTATGGACACAGTGCGCGCAGAAAAAATGCTGCCGCCGGAATTTTTAAAATAA